One window from the genome of Microbulbifer pacificus encodes:
- a CDS encoding calcium-binding protein — MSYINGTDGNDFLEGTKNNDIIFGLRGNDYLVGHLGDDTLVGGAGADYLLGGAGFDTADYSSSTDGVILTLEATDQYGAAETYWSNDAVGTGGDADGDRFESIEGIVGSSFDDIIYGSSLGTYADLGDGDDIFDNNELAGGIDIIYGGDGNDRVWAGRGDDQLFGGTGNDILRGEGGNDALNGGGGNDFLEGGEGNDLFVFSALDFGSDTVNDFQSGSDVLIFHSDIFSGMESVLSAATQSGSNVSILANDGSSITLINTQLSELTADSFAFLAG, encoded by the coding sequence ATGTCATATATAAATGGAACAGATGGAAATGACTTTCTAGAAGGAACAAAAAATAACGATATAATTTTTGGTCTTAGGGGGAATGATTACCTTGTTGGCCACCTCGGAGATGACACCTTGGTTGGAGGGGCGGGGGCTGATTATCTCCTAGGTGGAGCTGGATTTGATACCGCAGACTACTCATCATCCACTGACGGTGTGATTCTCACCTTGGAGGCTACAGATCAATATGGGGCAGCTGAAACCTACTGGTCCAATGATGCTGTCGGCACAGGAGGAGATGCTGACGGAGATAGGTTCGAATCCATTGAGGGAATTGTTGGCTCAAGCTTTGACGACATCATTTACGGAAGCTCATTGGGTACTTACGCCGATCTAGGTGATGGCGACGATATTTTTGATAACAACGAACTCGCTGGTGGTATTGACATCATTTATGGCGGTGATGGTAATGATAGAGTTTGGGCGGGTCGTGGTGACGACCAATTATTTGGCGGGACCGGTAATGATATTCTTCGAGGAGAGGGTGGTAATGATGCGCTGAATGGGGGGGGCGGGAATGATTTCCTTGAGGGGGGCGAGGGTAATGATCTATTTGTTTTTTCCGCCCTTGATTTTGGGTCCGACACCGTCAATGACTTCCAGAGTGGCTCAGATGTGCTAATTTTCCATAGCGATATTTTCAGTGGTATGGAGTCTGTACTCAGCGCAGCAACGCAAAGCGGTTCAAATGTTTCTATTCTCGCAAATGATGGATCTTCTATTACATTAATTAATACCCAACTTTCCGAGTTGACAGCAGACAGCTTCGCATTTCTTGCCGGATAA